In Fimbriimonadaceae bacterium, the genomic window GCGCTTCCGCCAAGTCTGCGGCGATGCTGGCCTACCTCGATAACCAGCTCAATACCCGGCGAGCGCCGAATGAAAACTATGCCCGTGAGCTTATGGAGCTGCACGCGCTAGGCATCGACGGCGGCTATACCCAGCGCGATGTCGAGGAGGTCGCCCGATGCCTTACGGGCTGGACGATCGAGCGCCGCTTCATGAGCGGCTTCCGCCCCGACCAGGGCATCACGCCATTCGGAAGGCTCAGATTCGTCCCGGAGTGGCACGACGACGGCGAGAAGCGCGTTCTTGGCCGACGCATTCCTGCTGGCGGCGGGCAAAACGACATCGATCTCGTCCTCGATATCTTGATCGCCCACCCAAGCTGTGCCCGCTTTATCACCGGCAAGCTTTGCCGCTATTTCCTCGGTGAGGGCGCGCCCTCCGCCTATCGTCAAGCGGAGAAGGCGTTCGTCGCGTCTCGCGGCGATATTCGGGCCACCATGCAGGTCATCAGTTCGCCACACGAACTATTAGGCGGCCATCCTGTTGTCAAGCGGCCGTTCGATTTTGTGGTATCGGCTCTGCGCGCATTCGCCTTTGATACCGATGGCGGAACCGGCGTCCAGGGCCACCTCGAAAGGATGGGCCAACCGCTCTACCAATGGCCGATGCCGGATGGCTATCCTGATCAATCCAATGCTTGGACGGGATCGTTGCTGGCCCGATGGAATTTCGCGATCGCGCTCGCCCACGGCCAGGTCGACGGGTGCCGAATGCCGCAGCAATCGGTGCTTGAGCTCGATAGCAAGGCGGGGAGCCTGGTGGGTTCTCAGGTGGCCGCCCGAGACGTTTCCGAATCAATTGCCCTTGCGCTGTGCGCGCCGGAGTTCCAATGGAAGTGACGACGCAGGACTGGATGTATTGCGATGGCGCCGGCGGTCTATCGCGGCGTGCACTCTTTCGCGGCGCCGCCGCGATGGGCTTGGGAGCGCTGTTCGGCAAGACGGCGTTGAGCCAAGTAGCCGTCAGTACATTTAAGCCGTACAGCGGCAACGTCCTTGTCGTGATCTTTCTCCGAGGCGGGGCAGACGGACTGAGTATGATCGTGCCCTACCGGGAGGACGAGTACCACCGAAACCGCCCGGCGACGCGGATCGAGAAGCCGATCGATCTCGACGGGCAGTTCGGGCTTCATCCGTCCCTGGCGCCCTTGTTAGAGCAGTTCCGGGAGGGTCACCTGGCGTGCGTTCATGCCGTTGGCTCCGACGACCAAACACGGTCGCACTTCGAAGCCATGAACGCGATGGAGTTTGGGATGGCCGACCAGCGCGGCGGATTGAATAGCGGTTGGCTGACGCGCTACTTGAAGTCCGCGCCGAGAGAGCCGGCTTCACCGCTCCGCGCGGTGGCGTTGGGAGGGCTTATGCCGGATTCCCTGCGTGGCGGAACCCATGCTACGGCGATTCGGACGCTCGCCGAGTACTCCCTCCAGGTTCCACCAGCCACCCATGCGGAGTGGCTGACGCGAATCGCGGAGTTGTACAGTACGGCTAAAGACGAGATGGCCGAGGCCGGGCAGGCAACTGTCGCCGTTCTCAAGCGGCTGAAGGATGTCCAGACCGATCTCGCGACCAAGAAAGGCACGGACTACCCCAACACCGATCTTGGGCGGGGGCTGCGTGAAGTTGCCTATCTCATCCGGTCGGACTTTGGCGTCGAAGTGGCGTGCCTCGATCGCGGGGGCTGGGATACCCACGTCGCCCAGAATAACCTGCTGCCCGGCAACCTCGAGGACGTCGCCAAGTCGATTCACTCGTTTGTTACGGACCTGGGCGAACTGATGGCGAGGGTTACCGTTGTTGTCCAAACGGAATTCGGGCGTCGTCTCCACGAGAATGCAGGTCTCGGCACTGACCACGGTCGCGGTGGCGTTATGTTCATTCTCGGCGGAGGCGTCAACGGCGGCCGAGTCGTCGCTGATTGGCCCACCCTTCAGGCAGACCGTCTCGACGAGACCGGCGACCTGCGGGTGACCACGGACTACCGAGACGTGCTCACTGAGGTCATCCAAAAGCGGCTCTCGCCCGTACCGGTCCCGGACTTATTCCCTGGCCTGAACTACAATCCGGTCAAGCTGTTCGACTAACCACCGAACAGCTTGATTCGAGACTCTAGCTTTGCCTTGAGATCATCGAGGGCGGCAAGGGACTCCCGGTCCTTTTCGATGACCTCAGGCTTGGCACGCTCAATAAACTGTGGATTTCCAAGCTTGACCGTTAGCTTTTGGTGGTCCGATGCCGCCTTTTCGAGCTCCTTTGCAAGTCTTTGCCTCTCCTTCTCAGGGTCGACAAGGCCTTCAACCGGCAGATGCACGTCGACATCCGCCACTGAGGATGAGATAAAGACTCCTTCCAGCGGCTTGCCCCCCCTAATTTCCCTGGCCCAAGCCTGGGAAGCGATGATCGACTCGCCACCTCCTAGATCACCCTCGATAAAGACGGTATCGACTGGTTTCATGGCGGCCAAACCCACTTCCGCTCGTAGGGCTCGGATACCGCGTGTGATCTCGAAAAGCCGCTCGATGCGTGACTCGGCCGTTTCGTCGACGGTTAAGTCTGCCGGCCATGGCGCCGCCATCAAATACGCCGACTTGTTGGGTAGCGGCATCTGAGCGTACAGCTCTTCTGAGATAAACGGCATGTAGGGATGGAGCATCTTGAGGTACGCGTCGAAGGCCTTCATCAGGACCCATTGGGGGGCCTTTCGCTGACCTGGATCCAGTAGCCGGGATTTGCTGACTTCGATGTACCAGTCGCACAGGTCATCCCAGAAGAACTTCTGAAGTGCCTGAGCTCCCTCCTGGATGTCGTAACCTTCGATGCTCTTTCGAACCCTCTGCTCGCACTTGGCAAGCCTGCTCAGCAGCCATCGGTCCACCGTGTCCAAGCTCTCCGGCGTCTCGCCGGTGTATCCATCCAGATTCATCAAGGTAAATCGGGCCGCATTCCACATCTTGTTGCAGAAATTCCGGGCTTCCTCGGCCTTCTTCTCTCCGTAGCGAATCTCCTGGTTGAAACCGGTTTGAGAAAACAGTGCGAACCGCAACGCATCGGCTCCGAACTTGCTGATGATCGAAACCGGATCAACGCCCGTACCAAGGCTCTTGCTCATTCGCTTACCGTCCTCCGTCAGGACCGTGGCGTAAACGTAAACATCTTCAAAGGGAATCCGCCCTACCTGGTCGAGGCCCATCATGATCATGCGAGCCACCCAAAGGAAGATGATGTCTCGGGCGGTAACGAGCACCGAGGTCGGATAACGTGACGCCAATTCGGGTGTCTGATCGGGCCAGCCCAAAACTACGAACGGCCACAGCCCGCTGCTGAACCAGGTGTCGAGCACGTCGTCGTCCTGCCGCACGATCTTGTGGTCGCCCGCCTTCTTCTGGGCTTCCTCCCAGGACAAAGCCGCGTAAGGCCTATCCTCGGCATCGTAGTAGATTGGAATTCGATGGCCCCACCAGAGCCTCCGGCTGATATTCCAATCGTGAAGGTTCTCCATCCATTCGAGATAGACCTTGGTGTACCGCTCTGGCGTGAACTTGACCTTCCCACTCTCGACGGCCTCGATCGCGCCCATTTTGAGCTCACTTTGGTTCGCGAACCACTCCTCGCTGAGTAGCGGCTCGATCACCTCGCCGCTTCGCTCGCTGACCAAGAGCGCTATCTCGTGGTCTTCGACTTTGACCAGGAAGCCCTGCTCCTCGAGGTCGGCAACCACGCGCTTCCGCGCCTCTCGCCGATCCAAACCTGCGTACGGACCGACATCGCCGGTCATAAAGCCCTTGGGATCGACAACAACCGGCATATCCAGGCCATGTCGAACCCCAACCGCGTAGTCGTTAGGGTCGTGTGCGGGCGTGATCTTCACGGCGCCGGTGCCAAACTCTGGATCGGGATAGATATCCGCGATCAAGGGGATTTCTCGGTTCAGCAACGGTAGCCTCAGCAGCTTTCCGACCTTGCCCTCGTAGCGTCCGTCGCTCGGATGAACCGCTACAGCCACGTCGGCGAGCATTGTCTCCGGCCGGGTTGTGGCAATCACGACATCGCCTGACCCGTCCACGAAAGGATAGCGAATGTGATAGAGGTGGCCCTTGACCGTCTTTCGCTCAACCTCGATATCGCTCACGCTGGTCTGGAGGACGCAATCCCAATTCACCACCCGCTTGCCGCGGTAGATGATGCCTCGCTCAAACCAGTCGATAAAGACCTTGAGAACAGCATTGGCATAGTGGTCGTCGAGCGTGAAGCGGCTACGGTCCCAGTCGAAGGCGCAGCCGAGCTCGCGGAACTGTCGGAGGATCGTATCCCCGCTCTCGTGGCGCCACTCCCAAACCTTCTCGACAAAGGCTTCCCGCCCGATTTCAACGGCGCTGGTGCCTTCTGCCTTCAGTTTCTTGTTGACCACGACCTGGGTGGAAATCCCAGCGTGATCCTGGCCGGGCACGATTAGCACGTCTCGGCCCCGCATTCGGTAGTAGCGCCCCAGAAGATCCTGCAGGGGATAGCAGAGGGCATGGCCCATGTGGAGACTGCCGGTTACGTTGGGCGGCGGTATCGTGATGGTGTACGGGACTTTGCCCGGCCCCGGGCTTTCCTTGAAGAGGCCGGCCGCCTCCCACCGTCCGTACCACTTGGCTTCAACCTGGCTCGCGTCATAACGCGAGGGCATCTCGACTTCGATCATGTCTCCTCCTCCTTTCCTGTCGCGAAAGTTGAGGTGATTCTACCTAGCCATGTTTCACGTGAAACATATGTGCCTGCGACGATCGGCGCGACTTATGGGGCGATGGCGAACCGTTCTTGGACACCGATGCCGACTCCAGTGCCAGTTTCAAGACCTGGCTGGCCTGCTTCACGAAATGCGCCTTCAGGTCCTTCCGAATTTCCTCGGGGACCTCTTCCATATAGTCCTTCCGGTTTTCCTCGGGCAGGATAAGCGTTTGAACACCGGCGCGATGGGCCGCCAGGACCTTCTCCTTGATGCCGCCTACCGGCAAGACGTTGCCCGTCAATGTCAGCTCACCTGTCATCGCAAGGCGCTGCCTGACCGGGCGGTTGGAGAAGAGGCTGGTCAGAGCGGCAAGCATCGTGACGCCCGCGCTTGGGCCATCCTTTGGAACCGCTCCGGCAGGAACGTGCACATGCACTTCCGACTTGTCGAAGAGGCTTGGATCGATGCCCAGGTTGTTGGCGTGGCTTCTGACGTAGGTCATCGCAGCCGTTACGCTTTCGCGCATGACCTCTCCCAGCTGGCCCGTGACAATCAGTCCCTTGCTGCCATCCATGCGCGCGGACTCGATAAACAGCACATCGCCCCCGACAGGGGTGTAAGCGAGACCCACCGCAACCCCTGGCCGAAGCTCGCGCTCCATCACCTCTTCGTGGAGGAACCGCGGCGCACCAAGCGCCTCTTCCACGAACTTGGGATTCACGGTCAGCTTCGCCTTGCGTCCTTCCGCGAACTTTCGCGTTGCCTTCCGGATCACGCTGGCAATCTCACGCTCCAAGTTTCGGACACCGGCTTCCCGCGTGTAGAAGCGGATGATCATGCGGGCGCCTTCCTCGGTAAAGCTGATCTGGGTTGGCCTTAAACCATGCTCCTCGATCTGCTTGGGAATGAGATGACGGATGGCTATGCCCAACTTCTCCTGCTCGGTATAACCACCCAGCTCGATGATCTCCATGCGGTCGCGAAGCGGAGGTGGAATCGTGTCAAGCCGGTTGGCGGTCGTGATGAAGAAAACGTGACTCAGGTCGAAGGGGGCGTCCAGGTAGTGGTCGCGGAACGAGCTGTTCTGCTCGGGATCGAGCACCTCAAGGAGAGCCGAAGCAGGATCGCCTCGAAAGTCGCTCCCCAACTTGTCGATCTCGTCTAACACAAATACAGGATTATGACTTTCTACACGTCGTAACCCTTGAATAATCTGGCCAGGAAGGGCGCCAATATAGGTTCGGCGATGGCCACGAATCTCCGCCTCGTCCCGCATGCCGCCCAGCGAGATGCGATGGAATTTTCTACCCATCGCCCGTGCGATGCTTCGTCCGAGCGAGGTCTTTCCGACGCCGGGGGGACCTGCAAAGCACAGGATAGGCTGGCGTACACGGCCGTCGCCCTTCACCTTTCGGACGGCAAGAAACTCAACGATCCGCTCTTTGATTTGGTCCAGGCCAAAGTGGTCTTCATCCAGAATCTGCTTCACATGGACCAAGTCCAAGTTGTCGATCGTCGACTTGTTCCATGGCAGGGCGGCCATGGTTTCGAGATACGTCCGCGAAACCGAGTATTCCGGCGAACCTGGGTTGATCCGACGCAGCCGATCAATCTCCCGATCAGCTTCCTTTTGCGCTTCCGGCGGAAGGTTGGCGTCTCGCAGCCGCTGGGCAAGCTCCTCGACCTCCTCGGTCCGGTCGTCCGATTCGCCAAGCTCCCGCTGGATCGCCTTGAGCTGCTCACGCAGGTAATACTCGCGCTGTGACTTGCTGAGCTCGGCCGAAACCTCGCTTTGCACCTTCGAACTGAGCTCCAGAACTCGGACTTCCTTGCTAAGGAGCTCCAGCAGCAGCCTGAGCCGTGGCAACAGCTCGGGTGTCTCGAGCACCTTCTGCTTCTCCTCAACGGAAAGCATCATATGAGCGGCCACGAGGTCGGCCATGACATTTGGCTCCTGGACCGCCTGCGTCAGCGACCGAAGCTCGTCCGGCAGGTTCGGCGATAGCCGAATCGCCTGCTCGAAAAGTCCCGATATGCTTCGCCGCAGCGCCTCGACCTCTTCCGTCTTGTCCTCAGGCACGGTCGGCTCGTCGATAATCTCGATCCGGGCCCGCAGATACGGCTCTTCCTGAAGGCGCTCGGCAACCCGGAATCGGGAAACGCCCTGCACGATCAGCCGAACGGCATCGGGCGCCTTGACCAGCGTACGGACGATAACCGCGCAGCCGTACTCGTAGACATCGTCAAAGTCGGGCTGCTCGATGTGAGGCTTCCGCTGCGCCACCATGCCGATGACTCGGTTGTTGGCGGTGATGCTGTCGTCGATGAGCATCACGCCGGCTTCTCGGGCGACGCTCAGCGGAGCGATCAGCATGGGGTAAATCACGGAATCCCGAAGAGGCATGATGTTCAGCTCGGAAGGGATATCCGGCTTACGTTCCTCTTCAGTGTCTTCATCCAGAATCGGCACGCCAAAAGGCGCTTCGACTTCCAGAGCTTCTTCAACGGTTGGCTTGGTTTCCGCCATTTAAATTTGTCGTATCGTAATCGTCCGCCGCACTTCGGCTACCGAATCATCGTCCCCGGCCTTGGGCAATTCGACCAAGAGGAACCCTTGCGCGTACTGGACCCGCACCTGGCTAAGGTCGATTTCCAGCATGGGCAGACTGACGTCGCACTCGAAGTCGCCGTACGAAATCTCCAATTGATGAAAGGCAACCCGCAGGCCTTCAAAAACGTCGTCCCGCCGCTCGCCACGTATAGTAACACGTCCGGTTCGGCGATTCAACGTCACTCGAATCGCCTCTGGGCGAACCCCGGCCAGCTCGACCTTGATGTAGATCGCCCGGTCGGTTTCGGCCACATCCGCCTTGGGGCGCCACTTCCTGCTGCGAGCTACCGCCGGCTTGCCTGACGTCAGCTCGTCGCCCATTCGTTGCAACTCGGTTCCGAGTTGCCAATAGAACTCGTCCAAATTGCGTTTGGCCATCAACCTTACAGTCTACTGCTTGGCCGCTAACGACTTTGCCATCTGGATCATCATCGTTAGGCCAAGGGTCTTTCCCATCGAAAGCTCGTTGCCAAAAATCGCCGTCACCAAGTCATCCGATAGCTTGCCGTACTCACTCGCCGGCTGCCCGGATAGGCCTTCCGACAAAATCGTAGCCAGCGCCTTGGCTGAAAGGCCCTGCGGATTCTCAACCGCAAAGTGGACATCGAGGGCTTCGCCATTGGGCACCACCCAAACAAAGGCCTCAGATTCGCAGCCCGGCACTCGGTGCGATTCCTCAAATGGCCGATGCGCGACCTCGGGAGGCACGTCGCGAAACCGTTCGGCGAGGGAGATCAGCGCCTGGATGCGCTCGCTCCGATCGGATAGCATCGCCAAACCGTCCACAACCGACTGAATTTTGCCTGGCAAGTTCAAGGGCGCTCAATCGGCAGCCCGACCGAGTTGCCCCACTCCGTCCAGCTGCCGTCGTAATTCCTTACGTTCGGATAGCCAAGCAGGTGCTTCAGCACGAACCACGTGTGGCTGCTGCGCTCGCCGATCCGGCAGTAGGCGATGACCTCATCGCTTGGCGTGAGGCCGGCCTCACCTTCGTAGATCGCCCGCAGCTGGGTTTCAGGAAGGAACTCTCCCGTCGCGGGATCGATGGCGCGAGCCCACGGGACGCTCTTCGCGGTGGGAATATGGCCGCCGCGGACGGCGCCCTCGTTCGGATAATCCTCCATGTGCAACCGTTCGCCCGTGAATTCGGCAGGAGAACGGACATCGATCAGCTTTCCACCCCGCTTGAGGTGCTGCAGCACGTCGTCCCGGAAGGCGCGTTCGGTTCGGTCGTCTCGATCCTTGGCCCGGTATTGGGTTGGCGAAATTTCGGGTAGATCGCGAGTGAGCGGTCGACCTTCGTCAACCCACTTTTGTCGTCCCCCGTCCATCACGCTGATTCCCTCGTGCCCGAAGAGCGAGAAAACCCACATCGCGTAAGTGGCCCACCAGTTGTGGCGATCCCCATAAACGACCACGTGTGTCTCGGGCGTGATGCCGATGCGCGACGCAAGGCCCTCGAACCCGGACCGGTCGAGGTAATCCCGGCGAATCGGGTCGTTCAGATCCCTGATCCAGTCCACCTCCACGGCGCCCGGTATATGGCCCGACGGATACACGAGGGGATCCTCATTTGACTCCACGATTCGTATAAGCGGATCGTGGAGGTGCTCGGCAACCCATTCGGTTGACACCAACGGCTGGACTCTCTGGATGGTTACGCTCATAGCTCCACTCTACTTAACGCCGGTTAGACTTTGGGTGTCAGCGCATATCGTATTCCGTAAGGATCCTCGATAAAAATCTCTCCCGCCTTCTCGCCGATTTTTCGAAAACCCAAGGGCTGCAAACGGGCCATCGCCTCATCGATCGAGGGCACCGCCAAGTCGAAAGTAGGTGTGGTCTCGTCATCCTCAACAAGGAAAATGCGAAGGTCGCCCGCCCGCATTTCAACCCAGTCGTCCTTGCGCTGGATTTCCTCCCACCCCAGCGCATTGCCATAAAGGGCCACGGCATCGTCGAGCTTCCCGACACCCAAGGCGACGCAATTGGTCAGCTTGTACATGGCCGGATGATAGACGCCGGGGATGCCTGTCGGCACCCCCGGAGCTCCATCACGCGCACGGGACGGCAGCAGGCTCGGTACTTTTCGTGGGTTCGTCCTGGAAACCGGATACCGCCTGGTCCGGGATCGTGGCCGTTCGAAACGGCTTGTCCAGGAGGCCCGCAAGGGCGGAGAGGCAGAAGCCGACGCCCATGGCGACGAAGAGCGCCACCAAGCCGATCCGCTCGATGATGATTCCGCTTAACGCCATCCCGACCGGTTGAACGCCCATCGAGACCATCATCATCGCGCTGTTCACGCGTCCGCGGTGACTGTCGGGGACGGTGAGTTGGATGTAGGTGGTCAGCGGGATTTGGGCTATCGGCAGGGCCAGGCCACAAACCAGGTTCCAGGTCAGGAACCACCAGAAGGAGCTGAACGCCATGAAGGCCACACAAAGACCCACCACCGCCAGTCCGCCGATCCATGCCAGCCCAACCCTCTTGATGTTGAGCCTGGCCACGTAGAGGCTGCTGGCGACCATCCCTGCCATGAACGCGAACTCAAAGGCAGCCAGTCGACCGTATTCGCCACCAAACCACTGGTCATTGGCCTTCACATACGCAACCATGAAGGGTGCGATGAACAGATTGATGAAGAAGCTGAGAATGACAGCAACACGAAGGAAGTGGTCAGATGCCACGTACCGAACGCCCTCTATACTGTCCAGCCAAGCTGAAGCGCGGACCCCAGTCCGTCGTTCGGGTCGCAGGGCGGGCAACAGATAGATGAAGGCAGCCGAGGCCAGGAAGGTCAAGCCATTCACGACCACCGAGACCAGGAAGAAGGTCTGGCCGCTGGCAGCCCAGAGGGTGCCGAGGATGGTTCCAGAAAGCCCGAGTCCGATGAGAGGCATCATATTCTGAGCGGCCGCGTTTAGCGAATTGGCCTCAAGAAGCTGGTTCTCGGGAACGAGGCGGGGAATGGACGCGTTCTTCGCGGGCGCGAAGAACGCGTTTACGCAAGACAGGGCGAACGGCGTGGCGTACAGCGTCCAGACCGGGAAGTCCTTGGAGAGCACCACCATACCGGCGAAGGCAAACAGGATGACCGCGCTCAAAAGGTCGCACGCCAGCATCAGCCGCCGCCGGTCAAACCGGTCAGCCGAGGCGCCGGCCAGCGGTCCCAGTACCAAGTACGGCAGGGCGCTGAGCGCTCCGACATAGCCGACCGCAGCCGCCGAACCCGTAATCTTGGCCGCCATGAACAAGAACACGAGCATGTACAGCGCATCGCCGAACAGCGAGATCGCTTGCCCTATAAACAGGTTTTTGAAATCACGGATTCTTAAAGCGCCCGTGGATAGCACAACGTCACCTCCGGTGAGTGCAAATAGCGCCAAGGCCCGGCGCAAGGGGGATGCGGGGGGACCCGTCAATCCGTACGGCGAACGCGGCATTTGTGGTTTCGTCAAGAACTGCCAAACCAGCCGCAGGAGTTCGGACAGCCGTTACAGACGGGTGATCTTCATCAGAGGAGAGAAGGTACCTGGGTGGGATGCGGCTTTGCAACCCTCGGGCGAAGCATTTTCAAAACTTTCTGAGCAGTTTGTGGACAACGACCGAAGAAGGTATGTCCTATCCGCCTCTGTCCCAACGATTCGCTATCGGATCGTA contains:
- the valS gene encoding Valine--tRNA ligase; protein product: MIEVEMPSRYDASQVEAKWYGRWEAAGLFKESPGPGKVPYTITIPPPNVTGSLHMGHALCYPLQDLLGRYYRMRGRDVLIVPGQDHAGISTQVVVNKKLKAEGTSAVEIGREAFVEKVWEWRHESGDTILRQFRELGCAFDWDRSRFTLDDHYANAVLKVFIDWFERGIIYRGKRVVNWDCVLQTSVSDIEVERKTVKGHLYHIRYPFVDGSGDVVIATTRPETMLADVAVAVHPSDGRYEGKVGKLLRLPLLNREIPLIADIYPDPEFGTGAVKITPAHDPNDYAVGVRHGLDMPVVVDPKGFMTGDVGPYAGLDRREARKRVVADLEEQGFLVKVEDHEIALLVSERSGEVIEPLLSEEWFANQSELKMGAIEAVESGKVKFTPERYTKVYLEWMENLHDWNISRRLWWGHRIPIYYDAEDRPYAALSWEEAQKKAGDHKIVRQDDDVLDTWFSSGLWPFVVLGWPDQTPELASRYPTSVLVTARDIIFLWVARMIMMGLDQVGRIPFEDVYVYATVLTEDGKRMSKSLGTGVDPVSIISKFGADALRFALFSQTGFNQEIRYGEKKAEEARNFCNKMWNAARFTLMNLDGYTGETPESLDTVDRWLLSRLAKCEQRVRKSIEGYDIQEGAQALQKFFWDDLCDWYIEVSKSRLLDPGQRKAPQWVLMKAFDAYLKMLHPYMPFISEELYAQMPLPNKSAYLMAAPWPADLTVDETAESRIERLFEITRGIRALRAEVGLAAMKPVDTVFIEGDLGGGESIIASQAWAREIRGGKPLEGVFISSSVADVDVHLPVEGLVDPEKERQRLAKELEKAASDHQKLTVKLGNPQFIERAKPEVIEKDRESLAALDDLKAKLESRIKLFGG
- the lon2_2 gene encoding Lon protease 2, with product MAETKPTVEEALEVEAPFGVPILDEDTEEERKPDIPSELNIMPLRDSVIYPMLIAPLSVAREAGVMLIDDSITANNRVIGMVAQRKPHIEQPDFDDVYEYGCAVIVRTLVKAPDAVRLIVQGVSRFRVAERLQEEPYLRARIEIIDEPTVPEDKTEEVEALRRSISGLFEQAIRLSPNLPDELRSLTQAVQEPNVMADLVAAHMMLSVEEKQKVLETPELLPRLRLLLELLSKEVRVLELSSKVQSEVSAELSKSQREYYLREQLKAIQRELGESDDRTEEVEELAQRLRDANLPPEAQKEADREIDRLRRINPGSPEYSVSRTYLETMAALPWNKSTIDNLDLVHVKQILDEDHFGLDQIKERIVEFLAVRKVKGDGRVRQPILCFAGPPGVGKTSLGRSIARAMGRKFHRISLGGMRDEAEIRGHRRTYIGALPGQIIQGLRRVESHNPVFVLDEIDKLGSDFRGDPASALLEVLDPEQNSSFRDHYLDAPFDLSHVFFITTANRLDTIPPPLRDRMEIIELGGYTEQEKLGIAIRHLIPKQIEEHGLRPTQISFTEEGARMIIRFYTREAGVRNLEREIASVIRKATRKFAEGRKAKLTVNPKFVEEALGAPRFLHEEVMERELRPGVAVGLAYTPVGGDVLFIESARMDGSKGLIVTGQLGEVMRESVTAAMTYVRSHANNLGIDPSLFDKSEVHVHVPAGAVPKDGPSAGVTMLAALTSLFSNRPVRQRLAMTGELTLTGNVLPVGGIKEKVLAAHRAGVQTLILPEENRKDYMEEVPEEIRKDLKAHFVKQASQVLKLALESASVSKNGSPSPHKSRRSSQAHMFHVKHG
- the ttuD gene encoding Sulfur carrier protein TtuD gives rise to the protein MSVTIQRVQPLVSTEWVAEHLHDPLIRIVESNEDPLVYPSGHIPGAVEVDWIRDLNDPIRRDYLDRSGFEGLASRIGITPETHVVVYGDRHNWWATYAMWVFSLFGHEGISVMDGGRQKWVDEGRPLTRDLPEISPTQYRAKDRDDRTERAFRDDVLQHLKRGGKLIDVRSPAEFTGERLHMEDYPNEGAVRGGHIPTAKSVPWARAIDPATGEFLPETQLRAIYEGEAGLTPSDEVIAYCRIGERSSHTWFVLKHLLGYPNVRNYDGSWTEWGNSVGLPIERP